A region of Granulibacter bethesdensis DNA encodes the following proteins:
- a CDS encoding TlyA family RNA methyltransferase, giving the protein MAKKRADQLLVERGLTESRSRAQAVIMAGLVFSQERRIAKAGDLLPEEAPLELRGQDHPWVSRGGLKLAHGLEHFGLSPQGRICLDVGASTGGFTDVLLSHGALKVHAVDVGHGQLAWKLRADDRVVVREKTNARHLTPESLGGDRIEVVVCDASFIGLRTVLPASLEMVVPGGWAVALIKPQFEAGRDAIGAKGVVRDPAVHEAVCSMIQEWWQGLPGWRVLGIEPSPITGPEGNREFLIAAVKE; this is encoded by the coding sequence ATGGCCAAGAAGCGTGCTGATCAGCTTCTGGTGGAGCGCGGTCTGACGGAAAGCCGCTCCAGGGCGCAGGCCGTGATCATGGCCGGGCTGGTTTTCTCGCAGGAGCGCCGGATCGCCAAGGCTGGTGACCTGCTGCCGGAAGAGGCACCGCTGGAACTGCGTGGTCAGGATCATCCCTGGGTCTCGCGCGGGGGGCTGAAGCTGGCCCATGGTCTTGAGCATTTCGGCCTGTCACCGCAGGGGCGCATTTGCCTCGATGTCGGGGCTTCTACAGGTGGCTTTACGGATGTACTGCTGAGCCATGGCGCGCTCAAAGTTCATGCGGTTGATGTCGGCCATGGTCAGTTGGCCTGGAAATTACGGGCTGATGACCGTGTTGTGGTACGCGAAAAAACCAATGCCCGTCACCTGACCCCGGAGAGTCTCGGCGGTGACCGGATCGAGGTGGTGGTGTGTGATGCCAGTTTCATCGGCCTGCGCACTGTCCTGCCAGCCTCGCTGGAGATGGTCGTTCCCGGCGGATGGGCTGTTGCTCTGATCAAGCCCCAGTTTGAAGCCGGAAGAGACGCGATCGGTGCCAAGGGAGTGGTGCGCGACCCTGCTGTGCATGAGGCGGTCTGTAGCATGATTCAGGAGTGGTGGCAGGGCTTGCCTGGCTGGCGCGTGCTTGGAATCGAGCCCAGTCCGATCACCGGCCCTGAAGGCAATCGCGAATTTCTGATTGCGGCGGTAAAGGAATAA